The sequence GCATGCCGTTCGGCTTGCCTTCCAGAAACGGCGAATTGGCGAACAGTGCAGTTGCCAGCGGTTGCAGGGCCAGCGAAACCCGGAACTTCTTCACCATGTCCGCCTCGCTTGAATAATCGAGGTTGGTCTGGATCGTGCAGGTCCGCAGCATCATGTCGAGGCCCATCGAGCCGACGCGCGGCATGTGCCGCAGCATGATGTCATAGCGCCCCTTGGGCATGATCGGCAGTTCGGCACGGGTCTTGTCGGGCCACAGCCCCATGCCAAGGTAAGCCAGCCCCAGCTTGTCGCCGATGGTCTTGACCTGCGCCAGATGCCGCCCGGTTTCGGCGCAAGTCTGGTGGAGGTTCTCCAGCGGCGCGCCAGAAAGTTCGAGCTGCCCCGCAGGCTCAAGGCTCACTGCGCCGTCCGGTCCGCTCATGGCGATGACGTTGCCGCCCTCCATGATCGGTTCCCAGCCATATTCGGTCAGCGCCATCAGCAGATCGCGAATCCCGCCGGGCTCGTCATAGGACGGCGCGCGGCGGTCAGCCGTGCGATAGACGAACTTTTCATGTTCGGTGCCGATCCGCCATCTTGCCTTGGGCTTCTCGCCCTTCTGCATCGGCGCGACAAGCATGTCGCGGCTCTCTATGATAGGATCGTTGCGATCTGAAACTTGCCGCGTGCTCATGCGCGCATCCGTTAATGGCCCGAACGGCTTTAGACCAGCCCAATTCGTGCCACTCACTTTTGCCGTTCCGGTTGAAATCTCAGCCGAACCAGTCGCCCTGAAGACCCATCCACAGCGCTACCCCTGCTATCGAGGCCGTCTCGCCCCGTAAAATGCGCGGCCCCAGCGCAATTGCGACGGCGGAAGCGTGCGCACGAATGGCCGCGCGCTCGGCCTCGTCGAACCCGCCCTCCGGACCGACCAGCAGCGCGGCAGGTTCGCGCCCATGCAGCGAAAACGCAGCCGCCGCCTGCATCCCGCCGTTCTCGTCGGCAAAGAACAGCTTTCGCTCCACTGGCCAATCGCGCAGCAGCGCCTCCAGCTTGCTCACTTCGCCCAGCGCGGGCAGGGCGGTGCGCGCGCACTGTTCCGCTGCCTCCACCATGATCGTCCGCGCCCGTTCGGGATTGAGCTTGTCCGCCACGCAGCGCCGCGTCACCACCGGCACCACTTTGGCCACGCCCAGTTCGGTCGCCTTTTCCAGCACCAGATCAAAATTCGGCTTTTTCAGCAGCGCCGCGCAAAGCCAGAAATCGGGCACATCCTCACGCAGGCGGGACTGGCGTTCGACTTCCACAACAACCTCGCGCTTGCCTGCCTCGGCCACGCGCGCCACCCATTCGCCGGTTGCATCGTCGCACAGGATCACCGCATCGCCTGCGCCCACGCGCATCACCTTGCCCAGGTAATGCGCCTGTTGCCCTTCGATCGGCAAGCGCAGACCCTCGCTCAGGCGTGGCTCGACAAACAGACGTGGCGCCGACTTGGGCGGCCAGGCAGGTGTAGCAGACATCAACAAGCGCCTAGCGGATTTCGCGGCAGACGGTAAGGCATCACGCCATGGACACAATCACTTCGGAACAGATTGTCCCCGACAGCGAGCATCGCGGCCTCGTCGCGCGGCTGCCACAGCCGCTGCGCAACTATGCATTGCTCGCCCGGTTTGATCGTCCGATCGGTTGGTGGCTGCTGTTCTGGCCCTGTGCCTGGGGGCTGTTCCTTGCAGGCGGCACGTCCCGCTGGGGCATCCTTGCATGGATGCTGCTCGGCGCCATCGTCATGCGCGGCGCAGGCTGCGTCTATAACGACATCGTCGACGCCGATCTCGATGCCCGCGTCGCCCGCACCGCCGCGCGGCCCGTCGCCAGCGGCGCGGTGTCAAAGCGCGGGGCGTGGATCTGGCTGCTCTCCTTGTGCGCCATCGGCCTCCTCGTCCTCCTGCAATTGCGCTGGGAGGCGCAAGTCGTGGCCCTCGGGAGCCTTGCCCTCGTCGCTGCTTACCCGTTCATGAAGCGCGTGACCGGCTGGCCGCAGGCGTGGCTGGGTCTGGTCTTTACATGGGGCGCGCCGGTCGGCTGGATCGAGGCAACCGGCTTTGCCCGCCTCGCCCCGCTTGCCGCTCTCTACGCAGGGTGCTGGGCATGGTGCATGGCCTACGATACGATCTATGCGCTGCAGGACCGCGAGGACGATGCGCTAGTCGGCATCGGCTCGTCCGCCCTCTCGTTCGGGCGGCATGTCCGGCTGGGCGTGACCGTGCTCTATGGACTGGCGCTTGCCTGCTGGACAGGCGCCGTATGGCTGACGCGGCCCGATGCGCTGGCCCTGCTGGCGCTCCTGCCGGTCGCTGTGCACCTCGGCTGGCAGGTGCTGACGCTCAGGCAGGACGGTGCCGACCCGCTGACCAAGTTCCGCTCGAACCGCTTTGCCGGACTCCTGATGGCTACTGCCTGCTATATCGTCGGCGCTGCGTAATTCTGGGTTAGGCGGCGATTGCCATATATTACAACGTTATAGCACTGGTTCTTCAAGAATGTTCGCCAGACCGGACGATTAATGCCTTGCCAACCGGCAACCTCAAGTTAGCTTGAGGTCACGCGTTTTCGACCACAAACCCGGTGTCGCAACAGGGGGAACGCATGACTCGCAACGATCTGATCCCGATTGGCATGCTGTCGCGCCGCACCGGCCTCGCGGTTTCCGCAATCCGCTATTACGAAGAACGCGGCCTCGTCACCTCGCAGCGTACCGGCGGCAATCAGCGCCGCTTCCTGCGCTCGGACATTCGCCGGTTGAGCTTCGTCCAGATCGCCCAGCGCCTCGGTCTCGGCCTGCCCGAGATCGAACGCGAGCTCGCCACACTGCCGCAGGGCCGCACCCCCACAGTGATGGACTGGCAGAAGATCAGCCGCTCGCTGCGCAAGGAAATCGACGCGCGCATCCAATTGCTCACCCGCACCCGCAACAAGCTCGACGAATGCATCGGCTGCGGCTGCCTCAGCCTCGACCGCTGCGCGCTCACCAACAAGGAAGACCGCGCCGGCGCAGCGGGACCGGGGCCAAGATACGTGCTGGATTAAGCGTTCTCAAGCAGCTCCACCGCGCCGCCGAGATCCACGCTGACCAGCCGCGAGACGCCGCGTTCCACCATGGTCACGCCGAACAGGCGGTGCATGCGGCTCATGGTCACCGCATTGTGCGTCACGATCAGGTAGCGCGTGCTGGTTTCGGCGACCATCGCGTCGAGCAGGTCGCAGAAGCGTTCGATGTTGGCGTCATCGAGCGGTGCGTCGACTTCGTCCAAAACGCAAATCGGCGCGGGGTTGGTCAGGAACAACGCGAAGATCAGCGCCACCGCCGTCAGAGCCTGCTCGCCGCCAGACAAAAGCGTCAGGGATTGCAGGCGCTTGCCCGGCGGTTGTGCGAAGATTTCGAGGCCCGCCTCCAGCGGATCGTCGCTATCGATAAGTGCCAGATGCGCCTCGCCGCCGCCGAACAGCCTGCCAAACAAACGCCGGAA is a genomic window of Novosphingobium sp. MMS21-SN21R containing:
- the soxR gene encoding redox-sensitive transcriptional activator SoxR, whose protein sequence is MTRNDLIPIGMLSRRTGLAVSAIRYYEERGLVTSQRTGGNQRRFLRSDIRRLSFVQIAQRLGLGLPEIERELATLPQGRTPTVMDWQKISRSLRKEIDARIQLLTRTRNKLDECIGCGCLSLDRCALTNKEDRAGAAGPGPRYVLD
- the ubiA gene encoding 4-hydroxybenzoate octaprenyltransferase; translation: MDTITSEQIVPDSEHRGLVARLPQPLRNYALLARFDRPIGWWLLFWPCAWGLFLAGGTSRWGILAWMLLGAIVMRGAGCVYNDIVDADLDARVARTAARPVASGAVSKRGAWIWLLSLCAIGLLVLLQLRWEAQVVALGSLALVAAYPFMKRVTGWPQAWLGLVFTWGAPVGWIEATGFARLAPLAALYAGCWAWCMAYDTIYALQDREDDALVGIGSSALSFGRHVRLGVTVLYGLALACWTGAVWLTRPDALALLALLPVAVHLGWQVLTLRQDGADPLTKFRSNRFAGLLMATACYIVGAA
- a CDS encoding 16S rRNA (uracil(1498)-N(3))-methyltransferase, whose amino-acid sequence is MSATPAWPPKSAPRLFVEPRLSEGLRLPIEGQQAHYLGKVMRVGAGDAVILCDDATGEWVARVAEAGKREVVVEVERQSRLREDVPDFWLCAALLKKPNFDLVLEKATELGVAKVVPVVTRRCVADKLNPERARTIMVEAAEQCARTALPALGEVSKLEALLRDWPVERKLFFADENGGMQAAAAFSLHGREPAALLVGPEGGFDEAERAAIRAHASAVAIALGPRILRGETASIAGVALWMGLQGDWFG